The stretch of DNA CGCCGCTGAATAGCAGGCTGCAGGGAGGAGACAATTAGAAATATAAAAAACAGGCTGATGATGTTCATGGACTGGAGAATAGATACAACATCGTTGCCAACCTCCCGGCGTAGCCTTGGCCTGCCGCCTCAGGGCTAGAGACTTGGTTACTCGAGGGTCTGCTTCTAGCATCCCAGAAACCGGATAGCTGTGAACAGTGGGCTGATTAACCCGATGGCTCAATCGTTAGCCATAGCGGCGCTAACCCTGGCTATGATCACCCAATAGAATGCTCAAGGATATAGGAACTGTGATGCGACCCTCCGTGGCGGTGTTTACCACTGGGCTAATGGCCTTTAGCCTGACGACAGCCCAGGCGGCCGATCTGTCGTTTGTCACCCCCGAGGGGCTGTTTCGCCTGGGAACGGAAGGGGGCGATCGCCAAACTCTGCTGCCCGAGGGCGATCGCCTGGTCAATGCCCTGGCCTGGTCGCGGGATGGGGAGCGGCTGGCGGTGGTGCAAAACTATGGCGACGTCTATCGCCTGGAGCCGGGGGGCGATGCCCCGCAACTGGTCTTTACCAGCGATTGCCAGCGGCCGCCCACCCTCGATCTGGCCTGGCAAAGCGGTGGTGATCTAGTCATTCTTCAGCGTTGCCCTTCCCCGATCGCTGGAGAACTGGGCCAGGTCAAGCTTTTCCTCAGCCCGGCCAGCGGAGGGCTCACCCCCTTGGATGTCGCCCCTGCAACCCTGGAGTCCGATATGTACCTAGCCCCCGATGGGCGTCAGGTGGCCTACGTGGCCGGACAACATATCTTTGTTGCGGCCCTGGACGGCAGCCGACCACGCCGGATTACCCAAACCCCCGGCACCTACGGCGCGGCGGGCAGCCCCCTGGCCTGGTCGCCGGATGGGACTCGGCTAGCCTTTTACGAGGGCAACTACCCCTTCCAGCGGCTCAATGTGGTACGGATAGACGGGAGCGATCGCCGGGTGCTGACCCCTGCGCCCAACTTTCAAATCTATCGCAGTCGGGTGCTGTGGTCGCCCGATGGCCGCTACATCGCCTTTTTCCAACCGGTTAATCCGCCCTTTAGCAACCAGGAAGTGGTCGCCCTGGTCAATGTCAACACCGCCGAAACCCAGGTGCTGACCCGGCCTGGTTTTTACGATGCCCTCAGCTGGGCCCCCAACAGTCAGCAGCTGGTGCTGGCCTCCGGGGCGCAGACCGGAGCGCAGATCTTGTTTCGCCTCGATCTAGTCGATCAGGAGTTTACCCCCCTCACTACCCAGCCCTTGCAGAACATTCTGGACAGCCAGTGGTCGTCGACTGGGGACTGGATTGCGTTTACCGCTACCCCGCCCGACGATGCCCTCGGTACCCTGGTGCTGCACCAGGTGCGCCCCGACGGCACCGACCTCCGGTCCCTCACCCGCATCGATGAATACGTCTACCCCTTTGCCTGGGTTCCTGTGTCCCTAGCCCCAGGAACCCAAGGGCTGAGTGAGGCTCCCTAGCTGAGTTTGAATCTCGCCCTGCCGCTGTACCGCCGCCAGGGCCCGCTGCACCACCTCCACCCCGGCCCCCGGCTTACAGGACTGCTCGGTTAAAATCTGCTTCCACAGGCGGCTGCCGGGCTGTCCGGCAAACAACATCAGCAGGTGGCGAGTAATTTTGTTCAGCTTGAGGCCCCGGCCCACCCAGTGGTCGATGTAGGGCAGTAGGGCTTCCACCACCTGCTGACGGCTCAGGGGAGGCTCGCCAGCGGCAAAAAAGCGCTGATCAACCGCTGCAAACAGGTAGGGATGGTCGTAGGCGGCTCGCCCAACCATGACGCCATCCACCGAACCCAACTGGGCAGCCACCTGGTCAAGGGTGGTGAAACCGCCGTTAATTTCAACCCACAGGTGAGGAAACGCCTGCTTCAGGCGGTGGACATCGCCATAGCGCAGGGGGGGCACGGTGCGGTTGTCCTTGGGGCTGAGCCCTTGGAGCCATGCCTTACGGGCGTGAACCGTGAAGTGCCGACAGCCGGTCTGAGCCACGACATCGACGAAGTGCACCATGTCCTCGTAGCGATCGCGATCGTCTATCCCAATTCGGTGCTTGACGCTGACCGGCAGGGGGCTAGCCGCCATCATCGCCGCCACCCCGTCGGCCACCCGCTCCGGTTGAGCCATCAAGCAGGCCCCAAAGTTGCCGCTGCGGACGCGATCGCTGGGGCAGCCCACATTCAAATTGATGGCGTCGTAGCCAAAGTCGGCGGCCGCCCGGGCGCAGGTGGCTAGCATCTGCGGGTCGTCGCCACCCACCTGCAGCACCAGCGGTTTTTCGGCGGAGGTAAAGCCCAGCAGGTGGTCGCGATCGCCGTGCACAATGGCCTGGGCCGTCACCATCTCCGTGTAGAGCAGGGTGTGCCGGGTGATCTGCCGCATCGCGTAGCGGTAGTGGCGATCGGTGCGATCCATCATCGGCGCAATACTGATGGGCACCTCGATCGCCGCTGCCGCTTCAGATTGGCCTGGGTTAAGTTTCATCGATGCGATATCGGTGCGGTGAAAGAACCGGGGGTGCGGTTCGCTGCGGTCATCTCTGCCCCCGCAGTTTAGCATTTTGGCCCTTGCGGTAGATTGAAGACAGTCTGGCCCCGTTCCCAAAGGATTTCCCCGATGACGACCGCCACCAATGTCCTGGGCACCGCCCTGGCTCCCTGCTGCACCGCACCCATGACCGGCTTCTACCGCGACGGCTACTGCAGTACCGGCGCCGGGGACATGGGGGTTCACGTGGTGTGCGCCGAGATGACAGCAGAATTTCTAGCCTTCACCAAAGCCCAGGGCAATGACCTGTCTACCCCTGTACCGGCCTTTCAGTTCCCGGGGCTCAAACCGGGCGATCGCTGGTGTCTGTGCGCCGCCCGCTGGCAGGAGGCCCTGGAAGCGGGCGTTGCTCCCCCGGTGATTCTGGAGGCCACCCACGCCGCCGCCGTCGAGCATGTCTCTCTGACCGATCTCAAACACCATGCGATCGCCAAAAATTAAGCAAACAGTCAAACCACCGCTCAGCCAGGCCTTAACCTGGCGTGAACCATCCAAGCTAGCCCTGGCCTTGGACATCATCGGGCTGAAACCCAGCACAAAGTCTCTGGCCCCTTGCCTAGACAGCGGATTGTTTGTAGAGTTGCCCTAAGTTTTGGACTGTTCAGGCCCGTTCTCCTAGGCCGCGCCCCTGCCTCCTACCCTGGCAAGCTCATGACTCAGCCTGGCGATCTGCCCCCCATTCAGGACGAGGGGTACCACTGGCCGCTAGCCCTAAAGGTGGGGATCGGTCTAGGTGGCCTGGTCTTGGTCGGCGGCGCGGCCACCGCGATCTGGGGCCGAGCTGTGGTCAATCAGCAGGTGATTCCGCGCCTGGAGGCGGGACTTGAAGAAACCTTTGAGCGCCCGGTTCAAATTGGTCAGTTAGAGCGCTTTACCTTCAACGGTTTTCGCATTGGCCCGTCTTACCTGCCGCCTACGGCGGCGGTGCAAACCGAGGCCACCGTGGAGGCCATTGATGTCACCATCAGCTGGCGCGACCTGGTATTTCAGCGCATTGTGCGCCCCTCCCTCACCCTGATCGATGCCAATCTGATCGTGGTGCAGGCCGCCGATGGCCGCTGGGTCGACCTCACCCTGCCGGAGCCCGACGACGAGGACGAGGGCTTTATTTCCTTCAAGCTGGGCGAGCTGCGGGTCGAAAATGCCCAGGTGTCGGTGACTAGCCTGGTGCCGCGCCCCGATGCGATCGTGGTGGCTGAGACGATTTTGATTCAGGCGGTCAACGGCGAAGTCTACCTCACGGCCCTAGAAGAACCCGACGTTGAGCATGTGGTCTTTGATGTGGCGGGTACCCTCGGCGAGGGCCAGTTTCGGGCTCGGGGCAACGGCCTGCTAGAGCAGGAGCAGCTCAACGTCAGCGTACAGACCAACAATTTGCCCACGGTGGGGGTAAACATGTTTCTGCCGCCCGAGCTGGGTCTCCGGGGCGGCACCCTGGACAGCAATTTCACCGCCGAGCTGCGCCGGCAGGACGAGGTGCAGCCGGTCTCGGCTCGGGGCACGGCCCATTTCCGCGATGGGGAGGTGCTGCTCAGCCAGCTACCTGAGCCGATTCGCGACCTGAATACGACCCTGCGGCTCCAGGGCGATCGCGTTTTGCTCGAAGAAACTGCCCTCTCCCTGGGGACTATTCCCCTGACGGCGGCGGGCACCGTTAACTTTCAGACCGGCTACGACCTGACGACCGCAGTTCCCGCCGTCAGCCTGGCCCACGTGACGGCGCTGCTCGATGTCGATCTGCCCGTCCAGGCCGCTGGCCTCTTTCAGTTTGAGGGGGTGGTGTCTGGCCCCCTGGGGCAGCCTACCCTGGTGGGCAGCATTGCCAATCTAGGCCCGGTGCAGGCCGACCAGGTGACGGTAGAGTCTCTATCGGCCAACGTTGCCGCCAGCCTAGAGCAGCTCACCCTCCAGGCGCTGCGGGTGATTCCCGCCACGGGTGGGTTCATCAATGGCCGGGGCCAGGTTGCCTTGGTCGACCTGGCCAACCTCAGCTTTACCCTGGACCTAGAGGCCGACCTGCCCGGCGATGCCCTGGCCGCCCTCTACGGGGTGGCGCTGCCCAACCAGGCGGTGATTGGTTCGGTGCAGGCGGTGGGCCAGATGGGGGGCAGCCTGACCAATCCTGAGGGGGTGGTGCAGTTTCAGCTGCCCGAGTCGACCTATCGGGGGGGTGGTCGGGCCACTCTGCGCGACAATGTGCTGGTAGTCGACCAAACCCAGTTTCAGGTCGAAGGGGGCCAGGTCGACGCCACCGCCCTGGCCCGCCTTGATCAAGGCGACTGGTCAGCGGAGGTGACCACCGCCGATGTGCCCCTAGAGCGCTTCACCGACCAGGCGCAGGGGCGGCTCAGTGCCGTGGTCAATGCCTCAGGAAATTTGCAGACCCTGAATCTGGCGGCGATTGAGGCCAGCGGCACCGCCCTGATTGCCGAGGCCGAGGTCGCCCTAACCCCCGGCTCCCCCTCGCTGCTCGAGCGCGGCGACTGGACTACCGCCCTTCGCTGGGCGGGCAGCGGGGTCGAGGTGGAACGGTTTAACGCGCCGGGGGTGACCGCGGCGGGCTTTATCGCCACCAATTTTGCCAACCATGTAGTCGGCAGACTGCCGATCGATAGCGTGGATTTAGACGTACAGCTCCGCGCCTACAACCTGGAACGGCTGGCTCCGCTGATCCCCGAGCCAGTTCGTTCAGAAGTCGCCCTGGCGGGGCTGACCAGCTTCGAGGGGCAAATCACCGGGCCGCTGGCCAACCTGCGGCTGCAGGGCAATGCCCAACTCGACAACCTGGCGGTCAACGCCCTGGCCTTTGAGCCGCGCCTGGCAGGGCCGGTGAATCTGGCCCTGGCCGAGGGGGGCGAGGTAGATCTGCGGGGTGGGGGCGATCGCATCACCGCCACCCTCGACCGCGATCTGTTGCCCAGCCAGTTTGCCCTGCGTCGGGGTGCCACCACCGCCGCGGGCCAGATGGTCAATCGCCAGCTCACCGCCACCCTGCAAAACTTTCCGGTCGAGGCGCTCAACCTAGCCCCCGCCCCCGACCTGGGCCGCCTGGCGGGCACCCTCGACGCCACCCTCAGCGCCGACCTGAGGGATTTGGCCAACCCCGCCGCCCAGGGTTTCGCCGCGATCGCCAATCCGGCCCTGGGCAATATCGTGGCTGAAAGCTTTGTGGGCCGGTACAGCTACGGCGATGGCGTAGTCGCCCTGGCCGACGGCGAGCTGCGCTTTGCCAACAGCCAGTATCGCCTCACCGGCCAGGCGGAGCTAGCCACCCTCGCCTACAGCGGCCAGATCGACATCATCGCTGGCAATTTTG from Leptolyngbya sp. KIOST-1 encodes:
- a CDS encoding PD40 domain-containing protein — its product is MMRPSVAVFTTGLMAFSLTTAQAADLSFVTPEGLFRLGTEGGDRQTLLPEGDRLVNALAWSRDGERLAVVQNYGDVYRLEPGGDAPQLVFTSDCQRPPTLDLAWQSGGDLVILQRCPSPIAGELGQVKLFLSPASGGLTPLDVAPATLESDMYLAPDGRQVAYVAGQHIFVAALDGSRPRRITQTPGTYGAAGSPLAWSPDGTRLAFYEGNYPFQRLNVVRIDGSDRRVLTPAPNFQIYRSRVLWSPDGRYIAFFQPVNPPFSNQEVVALVNVNTAETQVLTRPGFYDALSWAPNSQQLVLASGAQTGAQILFRLDLVDQEFTPLTTQPLQNILDSQWSSTGDWIAFTATPPDDALGTLVLHQVRPDGTDLRSLTRIDEYVYPFAWVPVSLAPGTQGLSEAP
- the dusA gene encoding tRNA dihydrouridine(20/20a) synthase DusA, which produces MKLNPGQSEAAAAIEVPISIAPMMDRTDRHYRYAMRQITRHTLLYTEMVTAQAIVHGDRDHLLGFTSAEKPLVLQVGGDDPQMLATCARAAADFGYDAINLNVGCPSDRVRSGNFGACLMAQPERVADGVAAMMAASPLPVSVKHRIGIDDRDRYEDMVHFVDVVAQTGCRHFTVHARKAWLQGLSPKDNRTVPPLRYGDVHRLKQAFPHLWVEINGGFTTLDQVAAQLGSVDGVMVGRAAYDHPYLFAAVDQRFFAAGEPPLSRQQVVEALLPYIDHWVGRGLKLNKITRHLLMLFAGQPGSRLWKQILTEQSCKPGAGVEVVQRALAAVQRQGEIQTQLGSLTQPLGSWG
- a CDS encoding DUF2237 family protein; the protein is MTTATNVLGTALAPCCTAPMTGFYRDGYCSTGAGDMGVHVVCAEMTAEFLAFTKAQGNDLSTPVPAFQFPGLKPGDRWCLCAARWQEALEAGVAPPVILEATHAAAVEHVSLTDLKHHAIAKN
- a CDS encoding translocation/assembly module TamB domain-containing protein produces the protein MTQPGDLPPIQDEGYHWPLALKVGIGLGGLVLVGGAATAIWGRAVVNQQVIPRLEAGLEETFERPVQIGQLERFTFNGFRIGPSYLPPTAAVQTEATVEAIDVTISWRDLVFQRIVRPSLTLIDANLIVVQAADGRWVDLTLPEPDDEDEGFISFKLGELRVENAQVSVTSLVPRPDAIVVAETILIQAVNGEVYLTALEEPDVEHVVFDVAGTLGEGQFRARGNGLLEQEQLNVSVQTNNLPTVGVNMFLPPELGLRGGTLDSNFTAELRRQDEVQPVSARGTAHFRDGEVLLSQLPEPIRDLNTTLRLQGDRVLLEETALSLGTIPLTAAGTVNFQTGYDLTTAVPAVSLAHVTALLDVDLPVQAAGLFQFEGVVSGPLGQPTLVGSIANLGPVQADQVTVESLSANVAASLEQLTLQALRVIPATGGFINGRGQVALVDLANLSFTLDLEADLPGDALAALYGVALPNQAVIGSVQAVGQMGGSLTNPEGVVQFQLPESTYRGGGRATLRDNVLVVDQTQFQVEGGQVDATALARLDQGDWSAEVTTADVPLERFTDQAQGRLSAVVNASGNLQTLNLAAIEASGTALIAEAEVALTPGSPSLLERGDWTTALRWAGSGVEVERFNAPGVTAAGFIATNFANHVVGRLPIDSVDLDVQLRAYNLERLAPLIPEPVRSEVALAGLTSFEGQITGPLANLRLQGNAQLDNLAVNALAFEPRLAGPVNLALAEGGEVDLRGGGDRITATLDRDLLPSQFALRRGATTAAGQMVNRQLTATLQNFPVEALNLAPAPDLGRLAGTLDATLSADLRDLANPAAQGFAAIANPALGNIVAESFVGRYSYGDGVVALADGELRFANSQYRLTGQAELATLAYSGQIDIIAGNFEDLLDTLGWADFADIGFSPPAEVTGTAADVATVPASLPAAPFLEQVQAFANFLALYEPRSNGTQLALPPLNALQGEFSGVITVQGEGLTADTVQATAEVRGQDWSWGRLLPCGPRERAESLDFNRPAIAPPAIAPGACNQFQLTARYDQGEFVVSPLDFRSPDTQVSFVGSGTLNDLDGQLTASGIPAELAELFVTLPAKVEGDIATTAQLGGSLSNPLVVGQVVVVDPRLNQQPLDSVAIDFTYDNALLRFDGAAVVTDPAQITLQGTVPYALPFMAVQPPSDQIDVLVSLQNESLELLNLLTEEQLRWDGGQGDITVRVGGTLAEPLVAGRAQFREAQLSSSALAAPMTNLNGTVLFDLEQVQVNQLQAVYGGGTLAANGRLPLQAEPVAALAQTKQAPAPTGATENPESPAGIAIALTEINVDYANLMAAQVDGQVLVGGAVLNPVVSGVVQVSRGLIRANNLLGQIGALPADDLASVDADPNIPSPLPDYVAAYRAERGGFAPPQTPPQTLPNQLMERVSLSNLNLVLADQLLIAGQPFYNLAASGNLAVNGTVADLQPEGVITLETGWINIFSTQFRLIPGETNTATFTPAHGLDPFLNVRMRARLQDQQVRQAAATPFFSAEVADTSGLTQGQVEFISVFATAFGFASELQNADSPGQATELIALTSRPARSQEDLVGLLGRSVLTNVAGASLGQVAGFFGSGVLAGFGDRIADTIGLRSFSVFPTTDTAADSAVGIGIGVEAAFDIGDRISVDALEILNSGNPPEVGVSYRFSNQLRARGSTNFSGNETVTVEYEVRF